A window from Roseofilum capinflatum BLCC-M114 encodes these proteins:
- a CDS encoding type II toxin-antitoxin system VapC family toxin, with protein MQFLVDTHALLWFFTGNANLSDRVRNWMEDSQHQKLISVASAWEITIKQSQQKLTLPMTAADYIQEKIQWADFDLLPIDLNHFNVLYTLPFHHRDPFDRLLIAQAINQNIPILSKDKAFDSYPVQRYWN; from the coding sequence ATGCAGTTCCTTGTGGATACTCATGCCTTACTGTGGTTTTTTACCGGAAATGCCAATTTAAGCGATCGCGTCCGTAACTGGATGGAAGATTCTCAACATCAGAAGCTGATCAGTGTCGCGAGTGCTTGGGAAATAACAATTAAGCAAAGCCAGCAAAAATTGACATTGCCCATGACTGCTGCGGATTATATTCAGGAGAAAATTCAATGGGCCGATTTTGACTTGTTACCGATTGATCTCAATCACTTCAATGTCCTTTATACTCTTCCCTTTCATCATCGCGATCCATTTGATAGACTGCTCATTGCACAAGCAATTAACCAGAATATTCCTATCTTGAGTAAAGACAAAGCTTTTGATTCCTATCCCGTTCAGCGATACTGGAATTAG